One genomic region from Trueperaceae bacterium encodes:
- a CDS encoding AMP nucleosidase, protein MEPRQPAEHGHADAYGDSPVLNPNLIYNNPEKWRIGREILERYTGAAPEALQKQILLTNFQYYLDRFEGMADDVVTTRGSAMMARHSAKLGVSIINFSVGSPVAALIIEVLATADPKAVLFLGMCGGLHRSLQIGDFVLPTAAIRDEGASTHFMPPQVPALPTFKVQKFVSQIIVERGFDYRTGVVHTTDYRFWEFDEGFKQQLYDERALGIDMETATLFSVGFASKVPIGALLLVSDLPLRKDGIKTKDSARAVFREFTDRHIEIGIQSMSEIAERGEHIRHYRW, encoded by the coding sequence GTGGAGCCGAGGCAGCCGGCGGAGCACGGGCACGCGGACGCCTACGGCGATAGCCCGGTACTGAACCCGAACCTCATCTACAACAACCCGGAGAAGTGGCGCATCGGTCGCGAGATCCTGGAGCGCTACACGGGCGCGGCCCCCGAGGCGTTGCAGAAGCAGATCCTGCTCACGAACTTCCAGTACTACCTCGACCGCTTCGAGGGCATGGCCGACGACGTCGTCACGACGCGCGGCTCCGCCATGATGGCGCGCCACAGCGCCAAGCTGGGCGTGTCGATCATCAACTTCTCCGTCGGCTCACCGGTGGCGGCGCTCATCATCGAGGTGCTCGCCACCGCCGACCCGAAGGCGGTCCTGTTCCTCGGCATGTGCGGCGGCCTGCACCGGTCGCTGCAGATCGGCGACTTCGTGCTGCCCACGGCCGCCATCCGCGACGAGGGCGCCTCCACGCACTTCATGCCGCCGCAGGTGCCGGCCCTGCCGACGTTCAAGGTGCAGAAGTTCGTCTCGCAGATCATCGTCGAGCGCGGCTTCGACTACCGCACGGGCGTGGTCCACACGACCGACTACCGCTTCTGGGAGTTCGACGAGGGGTTCAAGCAGCAGCTCTACGACGAGCGGGCGCTCGGGATAGACATGGAGACGGCCACGCTCTTCTCCGTGGGCTTCGCGAGCAAGGTGCCCATTGGGGCGCTCCTCCTCGTCTCCGACCTACCCCTGCGGAAGGACGGCATCAAGACGAAGGACTCCGCCCGGGCCGTCTTCCGCGAGTTCACGGACAGGCACATCGAGATCGGCATCCAGTCCATGAGCGAGATCGCGGAGCGTGGGGAGCATATTCGGCATTATCGGTGGTGA
- a CDS encoding S41 family peptidase codes for MARFARTDGLVIDVRGNGGGSREALRALVPLLMRPQAEPRVANVAAYRAWEGFPADHLANRYLFPVASDHWSAPEREALELFLVGFMPEWSPPAERFSPWHAMVVSPGQADERSRYLGRPVVVLMDAACFSATDVFLSTLKGLPNVTLMGEASGGGSARAQVVELPTSGLKVRFASMASFQASGELFDGRGVLPDVVATPAYEFFLVGGADAVLEKGLEVVAGAA; via the coding sequence ATGGCGCGGTTCGCCCGGACCGACGGGCTCGTGATCGACGTGCGCGGCAACGGCGGTGGCAGCCGCGAGGCGCTGCGGGCGCTCGTGCCGCTGCTCATGCGGCCGCAGGCGGAGCCGCGCGTGGCGAACGTGGCTGCTTACCGCGCTTGGGAAGGGTTCCCGGCGGACCATCTGGCCAACCGGTATCTGTTCCCGGTAGCTTCGGACCACTGGTCAGCGCCTGAGAGGGAGGCGCTGGAGCTGTTCTTGGTCGGTTTCATGCCGGAGTGGTCGCCGCCTGCTGAACGGTTCAGTCCATGGCATGCGATGGTGGTGTCGCCCGGTCAGGCGGACGAGAGGTCGCGTTACCTTGGTCGACCCGTGGTCGTACTGATGGACGCGGCCTGCTTCAGCGCCACGGACGTGTTCCTGTCGACTCTCAAGGGTTTGCCGAACGTGACGCTGATGGGAGAGGCGAGCGGAGGCGGCAGCGCTAGGGCGCAGGTGGTCGAGTTGCCAACCTCGGGCCTCAAGGTCCGTTTCGCGTCCATGGCGTCGTTCCAGGCATCGGGCGAGCTGTTCGACGGACGGGGCGTCCTGCCGGACGTGGTCGCGACGCCGGCCTACGAGTTCTTCCTCGTCGGAGGCGCGGACGCGGTCCTCGAGAAGGGGTTGGAAGTCGTCGCCGGAGCGGCATGA
- the metH gene encoding methionine synthase produces MSTPADAAAALRQQLQERVLILDGAMGTMIQAARPTEADFRGDRFTAHPKDLKGANDVLVLTRPELIRSIHEAYLRAGADIIETNTFNATRLGLAEYALGDVVAEINEVGARLARQAADAFSTAERPRWVAGSIGPTNKTLSLSPRVEDPSYREVTFEQVYEGYLEQTRALIRGGVDLLIVETVFDTLMAKAAILACEDAAAEAPRRVPLIVSGTITDASGRTLSGQTLEAFWTSVSHADLLAVGLNCALGPKELRPHVEELAGLADVFTIAYPNAGLPNAFGGYDETPESMTSVLREFVERGWVNILGGCCGTTPDHISAFARAAEGVAPRRPTAQDPRPRFAGLEPLVIRPDTNLVNVGERTNLTGSKRFKRLIASGDFNAALEVARDQVTGGAQLIDLNFDEGLIDGPATMARFLDLLAAEPDIAKVPVMLDSSNWAVLETGLRHLQGKGVVNSISLKEGEAQFLAQARVAKRYGAAVVVMAFDEQGQADTFERRCTVCARAYRLLVEEAGFAPHDIIFDPNILTVGTGMREHARYAIDFIEAVRWIKANLPGALTSGGVSNVSFSFRSSPQVREAIHASFLYHAVAAGLDMAIVNPETLGVYENVEKGLLELVEDVLFDRRPDATERLVAFAETLAPGAENAKAKDVEWRAWPVQRRLRHALVLGLDEHVEADAIEAMHELGRPLPVIEGPLMDGMNEVGDLFGSGKMFLPQVVKSARVMKKAVAVLTPYLEAEKDAGAPTSAGKIVMATVKGDVHDIGKNIVGVVLGCNGYEVVDLGVMVPAEKILDTAIAERADAVGVSGLITPSLEEMVHVASEMERRGFTLPLLVGGATTSRAHTAVKIAPAYSGLTIHVADASRAVGVMSRATSPEQAPVLKAETAEQYEEIRRLHAGRKAPDIVPLAAARANAPQVGGWEAVARPANPGVRRIVPVPLAELREVMDWGPFFHAWELPGKYPQVLDDPRVGETARELFEDANALLDRVVAEEWLEARAVFGLFPANRDGDDLVIFTDEERGEERTRVPTLRQQLAKRDGLPNLALADFVAPRGAAADWLGAFVVCVHGAEERAVAFKRANDDYSAILVQALSDRLVEATAEYLHRAVRTEHWGYVPGESLTREELIAESYRGIRPAPGYPASPDHRVKRAIFDLLDATAAVGAELTDSMSMRPGSSVSGLYFAHPQAQYFDVGRIGRDQVEDLAARTGESVAETERWLARSLAYQTG; encoded by the coding sequence ATGAGCACCCCAGCCGACGCCGCGGCCGCCCTGAGGCAGCAACTGCAAGAACGAGTCCTGATCCTGGACGGCGCCATGGGTACCATGATCCAGGCAGCGCGCCCCACCGAGGCGGACTTCCGAGGCGACCGGTTCACCGCGCACCCCAAGGACCTGAAGGGCGCGAACGACGTCCTGGTGCTCACCCGACCGGAACTCATACGCTCCATCCACGAGGCGTACCTGCGCGCCGGCGCGGACATCATCGAGACGAACACGTTCAACGCCACGCGCCTGGGCCTCGCCGAGTACGCCTTGGGCGACGTCGTGGCGGAGATCAACGAGGTCGGCGCCCGCCTGGCGCGCCAGGCGGCGGATGCGTTCTCGACCGCGGAGCGCCCCCGTTGGGTGGCCGGCTCCATCGGTCCGACGAACAAGACGTTGAGCTTGAGCCCCCGCGTCGAGGACCCGAGTTACCGCGAGGTGACGTTCGAGCAGGTCTACGAGGGTTACCTCGAGCAGACGCGCGCGTTGATAAGAGGCGGCGTCGACCTCCTCATCGTCGAGACGGTGTTCGACACCCTCATGGCCAAGGCCGCCATCCTGGCATGCGAGGATGCCGCCGCCGAGGCGCCGCGCCGCGTGCCGCTCATCGTCTCCGGGACCATCACGGACGCGTCCGGTCGCACCCTCTCAGGCCAGACCCTCGAGGCGTTCTGGACGTCGGTAAGCCACGCCGACCTGCTCGCCGTCGGCCTCAACTGCGCGCTCGGGCCGAAGGAGCTCCGGCCGCACGTCGAGGAGCTCGCCGGGCTGGCCGACGTGTTCACGATCGCGTACCCCAACGCCGGCCTCCCCAACGCGTTCGGCGGTTACGACGAGACGCCCGAGAGCATGACGTCCGTGCTGCGCGAGTTCGTCGAGCGCGGCTGGGTCAACATCCTGGGCGGCTGCTGCGGCACCACGCCCGATCACATCAGCGCGTTCGCCCGTGCCGCGGAGGGTGTGGCGCCGCGCAGACCCACCGCGCAGGACCCGCGCCCGCGCTTCGCCGGGCTCGAGCCGCTCGTCATACGGCCGGACACGAACCTCGTGAACGTCGGCGAGCGCACCAACCTCACCGGATCGAAGCGCTTCAAGCGCCTCATCGCGAGCGGCGACTTCAACGCGGCGCTCGAGGTCGCCCGCGACCAGGTCACGGGCGGCGCGCAGCTCATCGACCTGAACTTCGACGAGGGCCTCATCGACGGGCCCGCCACCATGGCGCGCTTCCTCGACCTCCTCGCGGCGGAGCCCGACATCGCCAAGGTGCCCGTCATGCTCGACTCCTCGAACTGGGCGGTACTGGAGACGGGTCTCAGGCACCTGCAGGGCAAGGGCGTCGTCAACTCCATCTCCCTCAAGGAGGGCGAAGCCCAGTTCCTGGCCCAAGCGCGCGTCGCCAAGCGTTACGGCGCGGCGGTCGTCGTCATGGCCTTCGACGAGCAGGGTCAGGCGGACACGTTCGAGCGGCGCTGCACCGTCTGCGCGCGGGCGTACCGGCTCCTCGTCGAGGAGGCCGGCTTCGCGCCGCACGACATCATCTTCGACCCGAACATCCTCACGGTCGGCACCGGCATGCGCGAGCACGCGCGCTACGCCATCGACTTCATCGAGGCCGTGCGCTGGATCAAGGCGAACCTGCCCGGCGCCCTCACGTCGGGCGGCGTGTCGAACGTGTCGTTCTCCTTCCGCTCGAGCCCCCAGGTGCGCGAGGCCATACACGCGAGCTTCCTCTACCACGCCGTGGCGGCGGGCCTGGACATGGCCATCGTCAACCCCGAGACCCTCGGCGTCTACGAGAACGTTGAGAAGGGCTTGCTGGAGCTCGTCGAGGACGTGCTCTTCGACCGTAGGCCGGACGCCACGGAGCGCCTGGTCGCGTTCGCCGAGACCCTCGCCCCGGGCGCCGAGAACGCCAAGGCGAAGGACGTGGAGTGGCGCGCGTGGCCCGTGCAGCGGCGCCTCAGGCACGCCCTGGTGCTGGGCCTCGACGAGCACGTGGAGGCGGACGCCATCGAGGCCATGCACGAGCTCGGCCGGCCGCTCCCGGTCATCGAGGGGCCGCTCATGGACGGCATGAACGAGGTGGGCGACCTCTTCGGCTCCGGCAAGATGTTCCTGCCGCAGGTCGTTAAGAGCGCGCGCGTCATGAAGAAGGCCGTCGCCGTCCTGACGCCCTACCTGGAGGCCGAGAAGGACGCCGGCGCGCCGACGAGCGCCGGGAAGATCGTCATGGCGACGGTGAAGGGCGACGTCCACGACATCGGCAAGAACATCGTCGGCGTGGTCCTCGGCTGCAACGGCTACGAGGTCGTCGACCTGGGCGTCATGGTCCCGGCCGAGAAGATCCTCGACACCGCCATCGCGGAAAGGGCGGACGCCGTCGGCGTGTCGGGCCTCATCACCCCTTCGCTGGAGGAGATGGTGCACGTCGCGAGCGAGATGGAGCGGCGGGGCTTCACGCTCCCGCTGCTCGTCGGCGGCGCCACGACCTCCCGCGCGCACACGGCGGTCAAGATCGCGCCCGCCTACTCCGGCCTGACCATCCACGTGGCGGACGCCTCGCGCGCCGTCGGCGTGATGAGCAGGGCGACGTCGCCGGAACAGGCGCCCGTGCTCAAGGCCGAGACGGCCGAGCAGTACGAGGAGATCCGTCGGCTGCACGCCGGGCGCAAGGCGCCCGACATCGTGCCGCTCGCTGCGGCCCGCGCCAACGCTCCGCAGGTGGGGGGCTGGGAGGCGGTCGCGCGCCCCGCCAACCCAGGCGTGCGGCGCATCGTGCCCGTTCCCCTCGCCGAGCTCCGCGAGGTCATGGACTGGGGCCCCTTCTTCCACGCCTGGGAGCTCCCAGGCAAGTACCCGCAGGTCCTGGACGACCCACGCGTGGGCGAGACGGCGCGCGAGCTCTTCGAGGACGCCAACGCCCTCCTCGACCGGGTGGTCGCCGAGGAGTGGCTGGAGGCGCGCGCCGTGTTCGGGCTCTTCCCCGCCAACCGCGACGGCGACGACCTGGTGATCTTCACGGACGAGGAACGCGGTGAGGAGCGCACCCGGGTGCCGACGCTACGCCAGCAGCTGGCGAAGCGCGACGGCCTGCCGAACCTGGCCCTGGCGGACTTCGTTGCGCCACGCGGCGCGGCGGCGGACTGGCTCGGCGCCTTCGTCGTGTGCGTCCACGGCGCCGAGGAGCGGGCCGTAGCCTTCAAGCGCGCCAACGACGACTACTCCGCCATCCTCGTCCAGGCCCTCTCCGACCGCCTCGTTGAGGCGACCGCCGAGTACCTCCACCGCGCCGTCCGCACGGAGCACTGGGGCTACGTGCCCGGCGAGAGCCTGACGCGCGAGGAGCTGATCGCGGAGAGCTACCGCGGCATCCGCCCCGCGCCCGGCTACCCCGCCAGCCCGGACCACCGCGTGAAGCGCGCCATCTTCGACCTGCTGGACGCCACCGCCGCCGTGGGCGCCGAGCTCACCGACTCCATGTCCATGCGGCCCGGCTCGTCCGTCTCGGGGCTCTACTTCGCCCATCCTCAGGCCCAGTACTTCGACGTCGGCAGGATCGGGCGCGACCAGGTCGAGGACCTGGCGGCGCGTACGGGCGAGAGCGTCGCCGAGACGGAGCGGTGGCTGGCCCGTTCGCTCGCCTACCAGACCGGCTGA
- a CDS encoding type II toxin-antitoxin system PemK/MazF family toxin, with product MPTFEQGAVIRVPFPYTDRPVRQYRPTLVVSSTGVGENQSLLWVLMITSAENRRWPGDVDVGERHREMGLPAPSLVRTAKIATIKGTQADQIGRLRGDILDEVLDNVGATLRR from the coding sequence ATGCCGACCTTTGAGCAAGGCGCCGTCATCCGCGTTCCGTTCCCCTACACCGATAGACCCGTACGCCAGTACCGTCCCACTCTCGTGGTCTCCAGTACAGGCGTGGGTGAGAACCAGAGTCTCTTGTGGGTGTTGATGATCACAAGTGCAGAGAACCGTCGCTGGCCAGGAGATGTGGATGTGGGTGAGCGGCATAGGGAGATGGGCCTGCCCGCGCCGTCACTGGTCAGGACGGCGAAGATCGCCACGATCAAGGGCACGCAAGCGGATCAGATCGGTCGTCTGCGCGGCGACATCCTCGACGAGGTGCTCGACAACGTGGGCGCGACGCTACGACGGTAG
- a CDS encoding tryptophanase, with translation MARSSVDPQFHTIIEPFRIKSVEPIRFTTAAERERALEAAGYNPFNLHADDVLIDLLTDSGTGAMSSEQWAAMMRGDESYAGSRSFDRFEAAVKGITGLKHIFPTHQGRAAERILCGAALEPKDIVPSNTHFDTTRANIEAVGAVAVDLPLPEARHPEVLHPFKGNMDVDALRLLLEEDRDRVPFVMLTVTNNSGGGQPVSMENVRAVSALCRRFGVPLMLDCCRYAENAYFIKLREPGYQDKSPREIAQEMFGYVDGATMSAKKDGMANIGGFLALNDAELAQRARNLLILGEGFPTYGGLAGYDLDALAVGFGEALEESYLRYRLRSIEYLGERLLAADIPIIQPTGGHAVYIDAGKLLSHVPASQYPAWALSCVLYLVGGVRSVEIGSVMFGLQPDGSEKPAPLELVRLAFPRRTYTQSHVDYLAEVLLHVGSLRDRVRGVRIVEAPPVLRHFSARFEPVEGALIG, from the coding sequence ATGGCCCGCAGCAGCGTCGACCCGCAGTTCCACACCATCATCGAGCCGTTTCGCATCAAGTCCGTCGAGCCGATCCGCTTCACCACCGCCGCGGAGCGGGAACGGGCGCTGGAGGCGGCGGGCTACAACCCGTTCAACCTCCACGCCGACGACGTCCTCATCGACCTGCTGACCGACTCGGGCACGGGAGCCATGTCGAGCGAGCAGTGGGCCGCCATGATGCGCGGCGACGAGAGCTACGCCGGCAGCCGCTCCTTCGACCGGTTCGAGGCGGCCGTCAAGGGCATCACGGGCCTCAAGCACATCTTCCCGACCCACCAGGGCAGGGCGGCCGAGCGCATCCTCTGCGGCGCCGCGCTCGAGCCCAAGGACATCGTGCCGAGCAACACGCACTTCGACACGACGCGCGCCAACATCGAGGCCGTCGGAGCGGTGGCCGTCGACCTGCCGCTGCCCGAGGCCCGCCACCCCGAGGTGCTGCACCCCTTCAAGGGGAACATGGACGTCGACGCGCTACGCCTGCTCCTCGAAGAGGACCGCGACCGGGTGCCGTTCGTCATGCTCACCGTCACGAACAACTCCGGCGGCGGCCAACCCGTCTCCATGGAGAACGTCCGCGCCGTGAGCGCCCTCTGCCGCCGGTTCGGCGTGCCGCTCATGCTCGACTGCTGCCGCTACGCCGAGAACGCCTACTTCATCAAGCTGCGTGAGCCGGGTTACCAGGACAAGAGCCCGCGCGAGATAGCCCAGGAGATGTTCGGCTACGTCGACGGCGCCACCATGAGCGCCAAGAAGGACGGCATGGCGAACATCGGCGGCTTCCTCGCCCTCAACGACGCCGAGCTCGCGCAGCGCGCCCGCAACCTCCTGATCCTCGGAGAGGGGTTCCCCACCTACGGCGGGCTGGCCGGTTACGACCTCGACGCGCTCGCCGTCGGCTTCGGTGAGGCTCTCGAGGAGTCGTACCTGCGTTACCGCCTGCGCTCCATCGAGTACCTGGGCGAGCGGTTGCTGGCGGCCGACATCCCCATCATCCAACCGACGGGCGGTCACGCCGTCTACATCGATGCCGGCAAGCTCCTGAGCCACGTTCCGGCCTCGCAGTACCCGGCCTGGGCGCTCTCGTGCGTTCTCTACCTCGTAGGCGGCGTGCGCTCCGTAGAGATCGGCTCCGTGATGTTCGGGCTGCAGCCTGACGGCAGCGAGAAGCCGGCACCCCTCGAGCTAGTCAGGCTCGCGTTCCCCCGCCGCACCTACACCCAGAGCCACGTCGACTACCTGGCCGAGGTCCTCCTCCACGTCGGCTCGCTGCGTGACCGCGTGCGCGGCGTGCGCATCGTCGAGGCGCCGCCGGTGCTCAGGCACTTCAGCGCGCGCTTCGAGCCGGTGGAAGGCGCGCTCATCGGCTAG
- a CDS encoding helix-turn-helix domain-containing protein has protein sequence MKYSGKVTGPESLGRILQQARLLGGLSQRELAKRLGTTQRYVWEMEAGKPSIFVERLFAMMKETGVELTATITTGDHDA, from the coding sequence GTGAAGTACAGCGGGAAGGTCACCGGTCCAGAATCGCTGGGAAGGATCCTGCAGCAGGCCAGGTTGCTCGGAGGGCTTAGCCAGCGCGAGCTGGCCAAGCGCCTCGGGACGACCCAGCGCTACGTTTGGGAGATGGAGGCCGGCAAGCCCTCCATATTCGTCGAGCGCCTCTTCGCGATGATGAAGGAGACCGGGGTCGAGCTGACCGCCACGATAACGACGGGCGATCACGATGCCTGA
- a CDS encoding AbrB/MazE/SpoVT family DNA-binding domain-containing protein, with product MVTSRLTSKGQTTIPRSVRQGLQLREGDALEFELMDGYVILRKAQPSHSEDPFVTFEEWASEADQRAYADL from the coding sequence ATGGTCACTAGCCGCCTTACCAGCAAAGGTCAGACGACCATCCCGAGAAGCGTGCGCCAAGGGCTGCAGCTCCGCGAAGGTGACGCACTCGAGTTCGAGTTGATGGACGGTTACGTCATCCTTCGCAAGGCACAGCCCTCCCACAGCGAAGACCCGTTCGTCACGTTCGAGGAGTGGGCCAGTGAGGCAGACCAGCGCGCCTATGCCGACCTTTGA
- a CDS encoding dihydrofolate reductase family protein, protein MAELNVILATTLDGFIAGEDGSLDWLIMGDERADYMAEWSKRADTLLLGRRSYQGFITFWPGAPNNPNATPAEKTIGQHYNAMRKVLFSTTLTRADWLETTVMHSIEPDRVRELKAESKKGVRVDGSISVVQQLTKLGLIDEYRLMVHPVALGRGRPLFTERVDLDLVESERWRNGVVVHTYRLASGAAVESVGFTRPEVQGDPPHDGE, encoded by the coding sequence ATGGCCGAACTGAACGTGATACTGGCGACAACGCTTGACGGTTTCATCGCCGGTGAGGACGGCAGCCTGGACTGGCTCATCATGGGTGACGAGCGCGCGGACTACATGGCCGAGTGGAGCAAGCGTGCCGACACGCTCCTCTTGGGGCGTCGGAGCTACCAAGGCTTCATCACGTTCTGGCCGGGCGCTCCGAATAACCCTAATGCAACGCCGGCGGAGAAGACCATCGGGCAGCACTACAACGCCATGCGGAAGGTCTTGTTCTCCACGACTCTGACGAGAGCCGACTGGCTCGAGACGACCGTCATGCACAGCATCGAGCCCGACCGCGTCCGCGAACTCAAGGCGGAGTCGAAGAAGGGTGTCCGCGTCGACGGCAGCATAAGTGTCGTGCAGCAGCTAACTAAGCTGGGCTTGATAGACGAGTACCGGCTCATGGTCCATCCGGTCGCGCTAGGGCGTGGTCGACCGCTGTTCACCGAGCGGGTCGACCTGGACCTGGTCGAATCCGAGCGCTGGAGGAACGGCGTCGTTGTGCATACCTACAGGTTGGCGTCCGGCGCTGCGGTCGAGTCGGTTGGATTCACGCGGCCGGAAGTCCAGGGCGATCCTCCGCATGACGGCGAGTGA
- a CDS encoding methylenetetrahydrofolate reductase, whose translation MRIAVEVVPRSEESLAAQLADVGRLRRVDAVNVPDLTQFELKGWEAALRLRASHPRLAAVPHVRAMEVELHRPWTPGAKLEAAGVNEVLVVAGDPPATMARPITGAHPTDVIRAFKAAHPGWRVYAALDPYRSGFSQELEYAVRKLEAGADGFFTQPFFDTRLMGVWRELLPGVPVFWGLTSVTSKRAMNYWLTRNRAVFPAGFETTMAWHTRFAAEAIEFAARYDANLYFMPINVDIGAWLGELLA comes from the coding sequence ATGCGCATCGCAGTAGAGGTGGTACCGCGCAGCGAGGAGAGCCTGGCCGCACAGCTGGCGGACGTCGGGCGCCTGCGTCGCGTGGACGCCGTGAACGTGCCCGACCTCACCCAGTTCGAGCTCAAGGGCTGGGAGGCGGCGCTCAGGCTGCGGGCCAGCCACCCGCGTCTCGCGGCCGTGCCGCACGTGCGCGCCATGGAGGTCGAGCTGCATAGGCCTTGGACGCCCGGCGCGAAGCTCGAGGCGGCCGGCGTGAACGAGGTCCTCGTCGTGGCGGGCGACCCGCCGGCCACGATGGCCAGGCCCATAACGGGGGCCCACCCGACCGACGTCATCCGCGCCTTCAAGGCCGCGCACCCTGGCTGGCGCGTGTACGCCGCGCTCGATCCGTACCGGTCCGGCTTCAGCCAGGAGCTCGAGTACGCCGTGCGCAAGCTCGAGGCCGGCGCCGACGGCTTCTTCACCCAGCCGTTCTTCGACACCAGGCTCATGGGCGTGTGGCGTGAGCTGCTGCCCGGCGTGCCCGTGTTCTGGGGTCTGACGAGCGTGACGAGCAAGCGCGCCATGAACTACTGGCTGACGCGCAACCGTGCCGTCTTCCCGGCCGGCTTCGAGACGACGATGGCGTGGCATACGCGCTTCGCGGCCGAGGCCATCGAGTTCGCCGCCCGGTACGACGCCAACCTCTACTTCATGCCCATCAACGTTGACATCGGGGCGTGGCTGGGCGAGCTGCTCGCCTGA
- a CDS encoding Type 1 glutamine amidotransferase-like domain-containing protein: MRLLLTSGGVKNKSINDALVDLLGKPIAESNALCIPTASYGHPWVKPQGTWRFISGNSPAPMCDLGWNSVGMLELTALPSIGAERWVPWVKETDALLVDSGDALYLCHWLRESGLADLMPSLDNLVWVGLSAGSMVMTPRIGEEFIAMKPPLTGDDRALGMVDFSIFPHLDHPMLPSNTMAAAEAWASWLGVPAYVMDDDTAIKVVDGAVEVVSEGKWRFLGLAG, translated from the coding sequence ATGCGACTCCTTCTCACCTCCGGCGGGGTCAAGAACAAGAGCATCAACGACGCGCTCGTCGACCTGCTTGGCAAACCGATCGCCGAGTCGAACGCGCTATGCATACCCACAGCCTCCTATGGGCATCCGTGGGTCAAGCCGCAAGGGACATGGCGCTTCATCAGCGGGAACTCCCCCGCGCCGATGTGCGACCTAGGGTGGAACTCCGTGGGGATGCTGGAGCTCACGGCGCTGCCCAGCATCGGGGCCGAGCGCTGGGTTCCCTGGGTCAAGGAGACCGACGCGCTGCTGGTGGACAGCGGCGATGCGCTCTACCTATGCCACTGGCTGCGCGAGTCCGGCCTGGCCGACCTCATGCCGTCGCTCGACAACCTCGTCTGGGTCGGACTCAGCGCCGGCAGCATGGTGATGACGCCCCGCATAGGCGAGGAGTTCATCGCGATGAAACCGCCCCTCACCGGCGACGACCGGGCGCTTGGGATGGTCGACTTCTCGATCTTCCCGCACCTTGACCATCCGATGCTGCCGTCCAACACGATGGCCGCCGCCGAAGCTTGGGCCTCGTGGCTGGGAGTGCCGGCCTACGTGATGGACGACGACACCGCCATCAAGGTGGTCGACGGCGCCGTCGAAGTCGTGTCAGAGGGGAAGTGGCGGTTCTTGGGCCTCGCGGGGTGA